Proteins found in one Candidatus Poribacteria bacterium genomic segment:
- the rpsK gene encoding 30S ribosomal protein S11 has translation MRRGRGRRTTVRRSERKNIPFGIAHVQATFNNTIVTITDPEGNTICWASAGTVGFSGSRKSTPYAAQQAAEAAARTAMEHGMRSVEVRVKGPGAGREAAIRALSAAGLEITAIRDVTPIPHNGCRPPKKRRV, from the coding sequence TTGAGAAGGGGCAGAGGAAGAAGAACGACGGTTCGACGTAGCGAGAGGAAAAACATCCCGTTTGGGATCGCCCATGTGCAGGCCACCTTCAATAATACCATAGTGACGATCACCGATCCCGAGGGGAACACGATCTGCTGGGCGAGCGCCGGAACTGTAGGCTTTTCCGGATCCCGTAAGAGCACGCCGTATGCGGCACAACAGGCGGCGGAGGCGGCGGCCAGAACCGCTATGGAGCACGGAATGAGAAGCGTAGAGGTCAGGGTCAAAGGCCCCGGCGCGGGCCGCGAGGCAGCGATCAGAGCTCTATCCGCCGCCGGACTGGAGATAACGGCGATAAGGGACGTCACCCCTATACCACATAACGGTTGCCGTC
- the rpsM gene encoding 30S ribosomal protein S13, which produces MARIAGVELPNEKQAWVALTYIFGIGRTSSFNILKATRVNPYKRMGELTDDEISRIRSEIDRNYRVEGDLRREIQQNIQRLMSIGCYRGLRHRMGLPVRGQRTKTNARTRKGPKKTIGVGRKAKEAARKGH; this is translated from the coding sequence ATGGCGAGAATAGCCGGTGTGGAGCTGCCGAATGAGAAACAGGCGTGGGTTGCCTTGACCTATATCTTCGGTATAGGCAGAACCTCATCCTTTAATATCCTCAAAGCTACGAGGGTTAACCCATATAAACGCATGGGAGAGCTGACGGATGATGAGATAAGCAGGATCCGTTCCGAGATAGATCGAAACTATAGGGTCGAAGGCGATTTGCGCAGGGAGATCCAGCAGAACATACAGAGGCTCATGAGCATAGGATGCTACCGCGGGCTTAGACACCGTATGGGTCTGCCGGTGAGAGGGCAGAGGACGAAGACGAACGCCAGGACCAGAAAGGGTCCTAAGAAAACGATAGGCGTCGGAAGGAAGGCCAAAGAGGCCGCTCGAAAAGGACATTAA
- the rpmJ gene encoding 50S ribosomal protein L36, giving the protein MKVRASVKKICDKCKIIKRHGVVRVICENPRHKQRQG; this is encoded by the coding sequence GTGAAGGTGAGAGCATCCGTGAAGAAGATATGCGATAAGTGCAAGATAATAAAGCGACACGGTGTAGTCCGTGTCATATGCGAAAACCCTAGGCATAAGCAGAGACAGGGGTGA
- the infA gene encoding translation initiation factor IF-1: MRKKKGKIEVEGTVIEPLPNATFRVELDNGHRILAHISGKMRMHYIRILPGDRVIVELSPYDLTRGRIIYRK, translated from the coding sequence ATGAGAAAGAAGAAGGGTAAGATAGAGGTGGAGGGCACGGTCATAGAGCCGCTGCCTAACGCCACCTTCAGGGTGGAACTTGATAACGGACATAGAATCTTAGCCCATATCTCCGGCAAGATGCGCATGCATTATATCCGCATCCTGCCGGGGGATAGGGTGATAGTCGAACTCTCCCCATATGACCTGACCCGGGGGAGGATAATCTATCGCAAATGA